A segment of the Streptomyces sp. P9-A2 genome:
GCTGGAAGGCCATGGCCTCCGCGCTGTTCGCGCCCTGGGGTTCGAGCAGCCCCGTCGTGGCGCCGGCTGCCTGCTGAGTCACGCTTCCTGAGTGGTGGTACACGCTGGTCAACTCCCTGCAATCGGCCGCCATCCCGCGTGCACGATGCCCGGCACGCACGTGCCCGGTGTGTCGTGTGCCACCGTGCACAGCGACAGCGTATGGCACTCAGTGCCACCCGTAAAGGCACTCCGTACCCCTCCTTTGCGTCCACCGCGTTCCCGGGCCGGTTCGATGCCTGCGGATCATTCATATGATCAAACCCCTGTCGTCCTCCGAGGAGCCCCGCATGGCGCCCGCCCGCACCCGTCCCCGCCTCCTGTACGTCACCGACCTGGCGTATCCCGCCCGCGGGCGCCGTTACGGCGACGAGGACGTCCACCTCACCTCCCGACTGCGCGCCGACTTCGACCTGGCGCTCTGCCACCCGCGGGACGCCGCCGCGCTGCTGGACGGATTCGACGCCGTGGTCGTCCGCAACAGCGGTCCGGTGCTGACGTACCCGGAGGCCTACGAAGCCTTCCGCCGGCGGGCCACGGAGACCGGGAAGCCGGTCTACAACCCGCTCACCGGCCGGGGCGACATGGCGGGCAAGCAGTACCTGCTCGAACTGAGCGCCGCCGGGCGGCCGGTGATCCCCACCGTCGACCGCGCCGAGGACCTGCGACTGCTGCCCGCGGCGGACCGGTACGTGGTCAAACCCAGGCTCGGCGCCGACTCGATGGGGCTGCGCGTCGTCGCCGGGGACACCGTGCGGGAGTTCATCGACGGCAGCGTCCTGGTGCAGCCGCACATCGACTTCGCGTACGAGGTCTCCTTCTACTTCGTCGACCACGACCTCCAGTACGCCCTGTACGCCCCGGACCCCGGCCGGCGCTGGCAGCTGGAACCCTACGAAGTCACCCCGCGCGACCTGGAGTTCGCCCGGAGCTTCGTCGACTGGAACACTCTCGACCACGGCATCCAGCGGGTCGACGCCTGCCGTGCCCCGGACGGCGAACTGCTGCTGGTCGAGCTGGAGGACCTGAACCCGTACTTGTCCCTCGACGCCCTGGGCACGGAGTCCCGGGAGTCCTTCGTGTCCGCCATGACGGCTTCCCTGCACCGTTTTCTGCGCGCCGCCGGCTGAACTTCCGCCCCCCTGGGCGCGTATCTCTTCCCGTGGGCGGCTCCGCCCTCGTGCGTAGCGGAAGGAGAGCAGCGTGCCGACGCCGTCCGACCCCGGGCAGCCGCACGACGGCCCGCCCCTCGAGCCCGTCCGCGTCCTGCGCCCGCGCCGCACGGACGCCCTCGCCGAACTGTTCAAGGAGTTCGAACGGGAGGATCGCGGAGACTACGAGTCCGTCACCCTGCCCCGGCCGGCGACCGGCGCGGAGGACGAGACGCAGGAGCTTCCGCCGGTCGCTCCCGAACCGCCCGCCCGGCCGCCGACGACCGTGCCCGGCCCCGCCGGCGAGAGCTTCACCCATCACGGTCCGGCATCCGGGCGCACGCCCCCCGGCCGCCGTGCGCCCCAAGGCCCCTCGTACGGTGGTACTGGGCCCGGCCGGCCCTCGCGCACCCCCGTGCGTCCGCCCCCGCACGGCCCCGCGACGCGGCGGGCCGCCGTGGCGATCGCCGTGGCCGCGGCGGCGGTACTGGGTTTCGGCGGTGCGGTCCTGCTCCTGGGGCAGCGCGCCGAGCACCGAGCCGTGCCGGACCCGCGCCCCTCCGCGAGCCCGCCCGCGACAGCACCCGCCACGCCGCCCGAGCGGGCTCCGGCCGCCCCCGGGTTCCTCAGTGAGGGCGACTCGGGCCCCGAGGTGGCCGAACTCCAGGAACGCCTCCTGCGTGTCCCGGACGTCTACCGCGACGGTGCCACCAGCGGCCGTTATGACGCCACCCTGTCCGCGGCCGTCGCCCGGTTCCAGCTCTGGTACGGCGTCCAGGGGGACGAGACCGGCGTCTACGGCGACGACACCCGCCGCGCGCTGGAGTCCCGTACGGGATGACGCCCGGCCGGCGCGTTCCGGCCGGTCAGCGACCCGATTCCACCAGGGCCCGAGTGACCGCGCGCACGCTGCGCGCGATGTGCTGCAACTGCAGGACCTCGGCCGCGTACAGCTTGATCGTGTGCTCGATGACTCCTTCGTGCAGGCCGAGCCGGGGCAGGTCGGCCCGTGCCGTCTGCAGGGCGGTACGCGCCACTCGGATCTCGTGCTCGACCTGGATCTGGGCGTGCCGCGCCAGCAGGACGGGGTGCCGGATGAACGCGGGGTAGCTCGCGTAGCGCGCCGGTACCAGCTCGCGCAGCCACTTGGCCGCCGAGCGTTCCCAGTCGTAGCTGCCGGGGGCCTTGACCTGGCAGGGCCAGTCCGGACTGGGGCGCGTGGAGGTCACGGTCATGATCATCGCTTCCGGGTGTGCGGCGTCGCTGGGGTGGGCGACGGGTGGGGCGGCCCTGGTCCGGCGCGGCCGTCGGAGCGGGTAGGAGCCGGCGGGTTCGGACGTTCGTGCGAGTGTCCGGTCGGGGCCGGCGTCATCCGCTGCGAAGGTGTCTGGCTGCGCGGGGCGGACCGTCGGCTTTCCGGGCGGAGCGGGTGATGACGTGGTGGATGGGGATCGCGGTCCGGAGTGGACATGTCGTGATCCGTCAGCAGTATTTATATATGCGATGTGGTTTGCAAGGTGTATGAAAACATTCATGCGTGCTTTGAAGTGGAAGGTCCGTTTGGCGGCGTCGGCGGAGAGCGGGCCCCTCGGGGCTCAGTCCCTGAGGAAGAACTGGTGCTGGTCGGCGACCTGCTCGTACCCGTCGAGCCGGGCCTGCGTCCGCTCCGGGTCCGCATCCGTCATGGCCTGGAGCAGTGCCGCGCACATCACGCCCGGAGCCGCGTACGAGTCGAACACCAGGCGTGAACCGGTACCGGTGGCGAAGGTGACGTCGGCCTCGTCCGTGAGGGGGCCCAGCGCCAGGTCGGTGATGAGCGCGACCCTCAGTCCGGCGTCCCGGCACACCCGTCCGCCGGCCGCGCACGGGCGGTCCACCCGTCAGCAGCGCGCACGCGGCACCGCCGACGCCGGGACCACGAGGTCCGCGCGGTGCCGGGTCCGCGCGACCAGCTCGGCGTTGGGCCCGTCCGAGCGCGCGGCCCAGGCCACCGCCTCGTCCTGACGCTTGCCGAACTCCACATGCCGGGTCACCAGCCGCCGCACCCGCTCCTCCTCGTCCAGCTCGCAGAACCACACCTCGTCGAGCTGCGGCCGAACCCGCGCCCACGCACCGGTGTCCAGCAGCAGATAGTTCCCCTCCGTGACCACCAGTCGGGCCGTAGGCTCCACCGGCACGGCCCCGGCGACGGGCTGCTCCAGCTCCCGTTCGAAACCGGGCGCGTACACGACGTCCCCGTCCGTCTCCTCGCGCAGCCGCCGCAACAGAGCCGCGTACCCGGCCGCGTCGAAGGTGTCCGGGGCGCCCTTGCGGTCCCGGCGGCCGAGCCGGTCCAGTTCGGCGTCGGCGAGGTGGAAGCCGTCCATCGGGACGTGCGCGACCCACGGCTCACCAACGCCGTTCAGTGCCCGTACCAACTCCCCGGCGAGTGTGGACTTCCCGGCCCCGGGGCTGCCCGCGATGCCGAGCACCGCGCGTCGGCCGTCCCGGCCGAGGGCTCGGGCACGGTGGAGAAGATCGTCGAAGGTCGGCGTCATACGGGGGAGTGTGTCATTCCCGCCCGTCGCCCGGACGGCGCCGGCGGTCCCGCCGCCGTCCGCCTCTCGCCGCGTGCTGTACGCCGCGACGCGGGACCATGTCCGGTATGACGGATCTGGGTCTGCCCGAGAACATCCTGGCCTGCCTCTTCGACCTCGACGGTGTCATCTCCAGGACCGCCGCGGTCCACGCCGCGGCCTGGAAGCAGGCGTTCGACGCCTTCCTGCGCGAGCGGGACGGCGCGGACTTCCGGCCGTTCACCGACGCCGACTACGCCCAGTACGTGGACGGCCGCCCGCGGGCCGACGGCGTACGCACCTTCCTCGCCTCCCGTGGCATCGACCTCCCGCGGGGCACGCCGGACGATCCGCCCGGCGCCGCGACCGTGCACGCACTCGCCCGCCGTAAGAACGAGCTGTTCCTGGAAAGGATCCGCAGCGGCGGGGTGGAGGCCTACGACGACACGCTGCGCTACATCGCGGCGGCCCGCGCCGACGGTCTGCGCACCGCCGTCGTCTCCGCCAGCGCCAACTGCCGGGACGTGCTGCGCGCCCTCGGGGCCGAGCATCTCTTCGACGCCCGCGTGGACGGTGTGGTCGCCGCCGAACGCGGCCTCCCCGGCAAGCCGAGCCCCGACACCTTCCTCGCCGCCGCCCGGGATCTCGGCGTCCCGCCCGGCCTGGCCGCCGTGTTCGAGGACGCGCTGGCCGGCATGGACGCGGGCCGCGCCGGCCGCTTCGGATACGTCGTCGGTGTGGACCGGGTCGGCCGGTCGGCCGCGCTCTACGCCCATGGCGCCGACCGGGTCGTGACGGACCTCGCCGGGCTCACCGGAGAGCCCGGAGAGCCCGGAGAGCCCGGAGAGCCGAGCGAGCCCGGAGAACAGGGAGATCCGGGAGAGCGGTGACCGCAGTCCTCGTCCCGCCTGCCCCCGCGCGCCCCACGGGTTAATTTGTTTCTGTTTGCGCGCAAGTGACCGGCAGGAACGGCGGCACACGGGACGAGGGACGGACGATGGTCGACGGCAAGGGTGCCCTTCTCGCCGCAGGACGGCGACGCGTACGCGCACGCACGTCCTCGCCGGGCGTACCACGTTCCACGGACGGCACCGCACCGCTCGCGGTCCTGGCCGCCGTCTTCACCGTCGCCCAACTCGTCCTCGTCCGTCCGGCACTGGGACTCGGCTGGGACGAGATCGTCTACGTCAGCCAGGTCACCTCCCACCACCCGGCCGCGTTCTTCAGCGCCCCGCGCGCCCGGGGCGTCCCCCTCCTGGTGGCGCCCGTCGCCTCCTGGTCGGAGTCCACCGCACTGCTGCGCGTCTACCTCGCCCTGCTGTCCGGCCTGGGCCTCTACCTGGCGCTGCGCGCCTGGCACGGCCTGTTCCCCACCCGGGTCCTGGTCACCGCCGGCGCCTTCTTCACGTCCTTGTGGGTGACCCTCTTCTACGGCCCCCAGGCCATGCCCAACCAGTGGGTCGCGATCGGCGCCCTGATCGCCGTCGGCTGCTTCCTGCGGTACCACGCGGACCGCTCGGCGCGCGGGGCGCTGTGGGGTGTCGCGGCGGGGGCCGCGCTGATGGCGATGATGAGGCCCACCGACGCCGTATGGGTGACGATCCCCCTGCTGGTCCTCACTCTGGCAGGCCGGCACGTCCGCCTTCTGGCCGCGCTCGCGGCGGGCCTCGCGGTGGGCGCGGCCGAGTGGGTGGCCGAGGCCTACGCCTGGTACGGCGGTCCGGGGGAGCGGCTGGCCGAGGCCTCCCGCATCCAGGGCGGGCTCGGCCTGCAGATCGCCGTCGACGACCAGCTGCGCAGCCTGGGCGGGCGAGGTCTGTGCCGCCCGTGCACGGGAGCGATGCCCCATCCGGTGATCACCCTCTGGTGGTTCGCTCTGCCGCTCCTGGCCGTCCTCGCGCTGGTCGTCGCCTTACGAGCCCGGCGCGTTCTGCGCACCGTGCTGCCGCTGGCCTGCGCGGCCACGGCCGCCCTCCCGTACCTCTTCATGATCGGGTACGCGGCGCCCCGCTTCCTCCAGCCCGCCTACGCCCTGCTCGCGATCCCCGTCGCCGACGCGCTGTGGCACCTGGCCAGGACACCGGCCGGGACGTGGCGGCCGGTCGTGGCGCCACTGGTCGCGCTCGCGCTGGCCGGTCATCTGGCCGTGCAGCTGGCCGTCCTGACGCACACCGTGGAGCGCAACACCGACAGCCGCCGGGACTGGGCCCGCACCGCCGGCGAACTGCACCGGCTCGGTGTCCGCCCGCCCTGTCTGATCACCGGTCACGAAGCCATTCCCGTGGCCTACTACACCGGCTGCTCCTCCGGCGGGACGAGCGGGAACAACGAGAACACCACGGTGGCAGAGATACTGAGCACCGCGGACCGCGCCCCCGTCGCCACGCTCACCGGCCCCGGCGGGACCCCGCCCGGCTACGCCCGCGCCTGGCCCGCGCACACGATCGGCGACCTCCGGGTCAGGATCGCGCCGGTGCCGGGGCAGGACGCCCCGAGGGGCACGGCCACGGACGGGCCGCGGTGAGGGCCGGGAACGGGAGAAGCCGGGCAAAGGCCGCGGCCGGGTTCAGGGGAGGATCTTGTCCAGCGCGGCGGGCCCTTCCTCCGCCAGCTTGCGCCTGGCCCATTCGAGATTCTGCGGGGTGAGATCCTTGCCGGAGGCAAGGACGAGATCCTCCGGCGACACATCGGTGCCGGTACGGGCGTGGAGCAGACCGTCCGGGGTGGTGCGTTCCTCGGGCGGCCTGGACTCCTCATTCTGGGACGTCGGCATCTCTGACTCCTCGGGTCCGGAGGGCTGTAGCGGCCCCGGTGCGGTCATCGGGTCCGGTATCACCATTCAACGCGGGAGCCCGAAGTGCATCCGGAACACGGGGGCGCCGCCTGGAAGGGGCCGCTCCTCATGTGCAGGAGTACCTTCCCCGGCCCGCGGAAAACCTGTCCGCGACGGCAGGGCGACGCTCACGGGCGCGTCCGCGTCACGCCCCACGGCCCCGGTGCCCTCGGCTGCGTCCCTCCTCGCCCGCGGTGTGCCGCGGGCGAGGAGGGACGCAGCCCGCACTCCGGCCCTCCCAGGGCTTCCGGACCGACCTCAGAAGGGCGACAGTGTCAGGCGTACGCCCGTGGGGGAGGTGTCCTGGATGTACGAGGCGAAGTCGGCGACGTCGTCGAAGGCGAAGCCGTAGGCCTTGCCGTCCTCCGTGGCCGTGTGCACGGCCTTGGAGTAGTGGTTGGTGAGCTCGGTCCGGTAGAAGGCCGAGGCGTCGGTGGTCGGCTGGCCGGGGTGGCTGAGCAGCGTCGAGCGGTTGAAGCCGGCGCCGAGCACGGCGGCGACCGGGCCGGTCGTGCCGTCGTTCGGGGCGGCGAGCGCACCGTCGCAGAAGAGGACGTCCCGGGTGGACGGCCTGCCGAAGGAGACCTGGGCGGGCCCGTCGAAGGTGAACCGGCCGCCGCGCACCCGGCCGGTGAAGGTGCCGGCGTTGGTGGTGATCCTGAGGTCACGTCCGGTGTAGGTGCTCCACACCTCGTCGATGTACGGCGCGAGGTAGTCCTTGGCGAACAGGCCCGCGTCCAGGCCGTGGCCCGGCGCGATGATCCGGGTGTCGTCCACGACCAGCCGCGAGAAAGCCTCCACCCGCCTGAGCGCGTCGAACACGGCACTGCGGCCGCCGTCCCGGAACACGCCCGTGGACTGGTCCCTGGAACCGGTGAGCCGGATGTTCAGCGGCACGCTGAACATGTCGACCATCGTGGTGTTGCAGAACATGCCGGCGGAGTTGTGGGTGAACTCCGCACAGTCGTGCAGCACACCGTAGTTGGGGTCCGAGGTGACCCAGCCGGCCGGGTACTGCAACGCCGCGTTGCCGTTGCCGTCCGCGACGGCCTTGAACTTGAGCTTCTGGCCGAGAGCCACGTAGATGCGGCCGGACATGTACGGCAGGGACAGCCGGGTCTCGCCGCCGCCGGCCAGGCTGATCGCGTAGTCGGTGAAGCCGTCGGCGCCGTTGTCCGACAGGGAGACCGGAGCCAGAGTGCCGTCCGGGGTGAGCCGCACCTGGCGTCCGTCCTGGTTTCCCACGATGTAGAGGTGCACGTTCGCGTTGCCGAAGGAGCCGCTGTTGTTGACGATCGTCAGCGGGAGGGGGGCCGCGGCGGCCGCCGCGGCCTGTGTGTCCGGCGACGTCTCCGCGAGGGCGTGGGGGGCGAGCGCGGCGGCGGCGGGCACGGCCACGGCTGCCCCGCCGAGGGCGAAGAGAACCTTCCGGCGGCCGAGGGAGCGCTGGTGACGAGGAGTCATGTGGGGGTCTCCTGGGATGATCGAGCGGTTCTGACGAACCGTTCCTGGTGAGCGGTACCCGGTAAGGTGCCGACGGGGTGTGGGGGTTGAGGTCCCGTAGCGCTCTCCGATGGCGATGAGAGCGCTCTCACGCCGTACGTCGGTGTCGGCGCGTGGCTCTGATGGTACGGACCGGAACCACCCTCGCCAATGGGGCCGACTTGTCCCTCAACCCGCTGTGATCAGCACTTACTTGAAGTCCCCGCGAGAACTCCGCATGTGCTTAAGCGCTTCTTAAGGGTTGCTTGAGCCGGGCCGGGCGGAGGGGCGCCGAGTGGGTGGAGAGCGCTCCCTGCCCGCCGTGGTGTCGGCGCCCCTCGGGACGAAGCCGCGTGAACCTCCTGGAACCGGCCGGAAGACGCGGTCGTGCGCGGCGCGGCGCGGGGTGCCGCCGGCCGCCCGCCCGGGGGTTCCGGCCTCCGGTGACCGGCTCGCGTCCGATTCAGAGCCGTACCTGCTGAATGCGTTCGCATTCTTCTATTGGATTTCCCGCGGTAGGGGGACCAGGCTGGAACCGCTTGCCAGACGTAGTGGGACGACATCCGGAAGAGGTCACGCATCCATGCACACTCGCCGTATCGGTGATGTCGAGGTCAGCGCGATCGGGCTGGGTGCCATGCCCATGTCGATCGAGGGGCGGCCGGACGAGGCGCGCTCCCTGGCCACCGTTCACGCCGCGCTGGACGCCGGCGTCACCCTGATCGACACCGCGGACGCCTACCACCGGGACGCCGGTGAGGTCGGCCACAACGAGACCCTGATCGCCAAGGCCCTCGCCTCCCACGACCGGGGCGGCGACGTCCTGGTCGCCACGAAGGGCGGCCATCTGCGTCCCGGCGACGGTAGTTGGACGCTGGACGGTAGCCCCCGGCACCTCAGGGAGGCATGCGAGGCGTCCCTGCGCCGGCTCGGCGTGGAGGCCATCGGGCTCTACCAGTTCCACCGGCCCGACCCCCGGATCCCGTACGCCGAGTCCATCGGCGCCGTCCGCGACCTGCTGGACGAGGGCAAGATCCGGATGGCCGGGATCTCCAACGCCGATCCGGAGCGGATCCGGCAGGCCCGGGACATCCTCGGCGGCCGGCTCGTCTCCGTGCAGAACCAGTTCTCGCCGGCCTTCCGCTCCAGCGAGCCCGAGCTGGAGCTGTGTGCCGAACTCGGCGTCGCGTTCCTGCCCTGGAGCCCCTTCGGGGGTATCACCCGTGCCGGTGGCCTGGGCTCGACGTACGCCCCGTTCGCGCGCGTCGCGCAGACGCACGGGGTGAGCCCGTAC
Coding sequences within it:
- a CDS encoding glycoside hydrolase family 64 protein; amino-acid sequence: MTPRHQRSLGRRKVLFALGGAAVAVPAAAALAPHALAETSPDTQAAAAAAAPLPLTIVNNSGSFGNANVHLYIVGNQDGRQVRLTPDGTLAPVSLSDNGADGFTDYAISLAGGGETRLSLPYMSGRIYVALGQKLKFKAVADGNGNAALQYPAGWVTSDPNYGVLHDCAEFTHNSAGMFCNTTMVDMFSVPLNIRLTGSRDQSTGVFRDGGRSAVFDALRRVEAFSRLVVDDTRIIAPGHGLDAGLFAKDYLAPYIDEVWSTYTGRDLRITTNAGTFTGRVRGGRFTFDGPAQVSFGRPSTRDVLFCDGALAAPNDGTTGPVAAVLGAGFNRSTLLSHPGQPTTDASAFYRTELTNHYSKAVHTATEDGKAYGFAFDDVADFASYIQDTSPTGVRLTLSPF
- a CDS encoding HAD family hydrolase, translated to MTDLGLPENILACLFDLDGVISRTAAVHAAAWKQAFDAFLRERDGADFRPFTDADYAQYVDGRPRADGVRTFLASRGIDLPRGTPDDPPGAATVHALARRKNELFLERIRSGGVEAYDDTLRYIAAARADGLRTAVVSASANCRDVLRALGAEHLFDARVDGVVAAERGLPGKPSPDTFLAAARDLGVPPGLAAVFEDALAGMDAGRAGRFGYVVGVDRVGRSAALYAHGADRVVTDLAGLTGEPGEPGEPGEPSEPGEQGDPGER
- a CDS encoding aldo/keto reductase, encoding MHTRRIGDVEVSAIGLGAMPMSIEGRPDEARSLATVHAALDAGVTLIDTADAYHRDAGEVGHNETLIAKALASHDRGGDVLVATKGGHLRPGDGSWTLDGSPRHLREACEASLRRLGVEAIGLYQFHRPDPRIPYAESIGAVRDLLDEGKIRMAGISNADPERIRQARDILGGRLVSVQNQFSPAFRSSEPELELCAELGVAFLPWSPFGGITRAGGLGSTYAPFARVAQTHGVSPYRVCLAWMLAKSPVVVPIPGASRPESVRDSVRAADLVLSAEEIEELDAA
- a CDS encoding peptidoglycan-binding domain-containing protein is translated as MPTPSDPGQPHDGPPLEPVRVLRPRRTDALAELFKEFEREDRGDYESVTLPRPATGAEDETQELPPVAPEPPARPPTTVPGPAGESFTHHGPASGRTPPGRRAPQGPSYGGTGPGRPSRTPVRPPPHGPATRRAAVAIAVAAAAVLGFGGAVLLLGQRAEHRAVPDPRPSASPPATAPATPPERAPAAPGFLSEGDSGPEVAELQERLLRVPDVYRDGATSGRYDATLSAAVARFQLWYGVQGDETGVYGDDTRRALESRTG
- a CDS encoding nucleoside/nucleotide kinase family protein is translated as MTPTFDDLLHRARALGRDGRRAVLGIAGSPGAGKSTLAGELVRALNGVGEPWVAHVPMDGFHLADAELDRLGRRDRKGAPDTFDAAGYAALLRRLREETDGDVVYAPGFERELEQPVAGAVPVEPTARLVVTEGNYLLLDTGAWARVRPQLDEVWFCELDEEERVRRLVTRHVEFGKRQDEAVAWAARSDGPNAELVARTRHRADLVVPASAVPRARC